Sequence from the uncultured Draconibacterium sp. genome:
CAACCGATTTGGGCAGGGCAACAAAAGGCGCTGCTACAGGTCTTCTTGCAAAAGTTTATCTTACGTTGGGCGACTGGGGCCAAGTGCTTACCTTAACCAACGAAGTGGCTACACTGGGATACAAGCTGAACGAAAATTATGCCGATAATTTCGATGTAAGTAATAAAAATTCAATTGAATCATTATTCGAGGTTCAATATACCGGCGACGCCGGCGAGGATTTCTGGGCGAACGAAAACCAGGCTTCTTGGTTGAGCACTTTCCAGGGACCGCGAAATTCAGGCATGGTTGCCGGAGGCTGGGGATGGAACCAGCCTACAGAAGAGTTTGTAAATGCTTATGAAAACGGCGACAAACGTAAGGCTGCAACCGTATTCTATAACGGTTGTCCGCAGTTCGACGGTCAAGACTATGATCCGGTTTATTCATTAACCGGATACAATTTGCGCAAGTTTCTGGTAACGAAAGCTGTATCTCCTACATATGACAATAGCCCGATGAACTTTCCGGTACTTCGGTATGCCGACGTGTTGCTGATGAAAGCAGAAGCATTGAACAACCAGAATAAACCTACCGAGGCTGAAGTGCCGCTTAATTTAGTACGTGCGCGTGCCGGGCTTCCTGCAATTACAGACAAAACACAGGCACAAATGAAAGAGATAATTTTGCACGAACGCCGTATGGAACTGGCTTTTGAAGGTCAGCGCTGGTTCGACCTTATCAGAGTTGACAACGGACAATGGGGGCTGAATTTCCTGCATTCAACCGGAAAACTAAATGCGTCTGAAAAGCATCTTTTATTCCCGGTTCCTTTGAAGGAAATAGAATCGAACCCAAAACTTACCCAAAATCCTGGGTATTAAAAAGCTGTTGAGAAATATCAAACTTAAAATTTGTAAAATGAATACCATCAGAAATATATTTAAAGAATGCGGAAAACAAAGCGTGGCTGGAAAAATCATGCGGATGTTTATCTTGGTTGTAACTGTTGCCTTGGTCTTTGCAGCGTGTCAGAAAGATGAAGAGATTGTCGTATCAGAAGGGGAAGACATTGCATTATCGGTTTCAGACTCTGCTTTGGCGCTATCTCAGAAGCAAGCATTCGAAACGGTGCTGATATTTAACTGGTCGCGGGGGACAAACCACAGTACTTCCAGTTCAATTTCCTATACTTTGGAGATAGATACGGAAGGAAGTGATTTTGCAACTTCGCAAATTTACGATCTTGGGAAAGGGGTTTATGAAAAGAATTTTACCACTGAGGCGCTCAACGATTTATTATTGAATTACTGGAACATTGAGCCGGGAACAGCCACTTCATTTGAGGCAAGGGTGAAGGCTGATGTTACAAAAGAAGGCGTTGATGACGGAGTTTCAGAAACAAAGACTTTTTTACTTACACCGTATAAACCTGTTTCAGAGGAATTATTTATGGTTGGGGGCGCTTCTCCAAATGGTTGGGACATTTCCGGTGCCACACCAATGGCCGCCAATTCAGCAAGTCCCTGGATTTTTAGTTACGAAGGACAAATGAAGGTTGGTACCTTTAAATTTGCGGTTAATACCGATGGTTGCTGGTGTCAGGATTTTTATACACAAGATCCTGCAGACGCAGGAAAAATGGTTTATAACGAAGGCGGAAGCGGCGACGATGTGCAATGGGAAATTACAGAAGGTGGCAACTATAAAATAACGGTTGATTTACTGAGCTTAACAATAACGGTAAATAAACTTGTTGGCCCTGAATTCTCTGAATTATACATTGTTGGCGATGCTTCTCCTAGCGGTTGGAATATGCCGAGTAGTGAAGCATTTACCGTAGATGCCGGCAATCCGTTTATCTTTACCTACGAGGCAACATTAACTCCGGGTGATTTCAAAATCGCAACCTTCTCCTCTGGAGACTGGTGTGGCGGTCAATGGTTGAATGCCAGCCAGCCCGACCAGGTTCTTACTGCAACGGATTACATAGTAACAACTGGCTGCGACGGCCCGGATAATAAATGGCATGTAACGGAAGAAACGCAGGGACGATACAAAATCACCGTGAATTTGAGTAAGAAAACAGTAAAAATTGAACCGGTTATGTTGTACATCGTTGGCGATGGCGGCCCGAACGGATGGAACATTAATAACCCGGAGCCCATGAGCGTTGTGGACGGGCTTTATGTTTTCGAAGGGGCATTAGGAGCTGATAATCCTACCGGCGAATTCAAGTTCTCGAAATACCAGGGTGATTGGTGCGATGGTGACTGGCTTGTTGCTGCTACCGCAAATCAATCGGTCACCGATGGAAGTTACAAAATTCGTTACGGTTGTGAAGGGGATGATAACAAGTGGAAACTACAAGATGGAGATGCCGGAAATTATAAAATTACTATCGACCTGGATCAGGAAACAATGACCATTGTAAAGCAATAGTTTAGTTAGATTTCAAAATAGTCTTTTCCACGGGAAGAGTTCGCTTTTCCCGTGGATTTTCAAACAAACAGAATGACATTAGGAACCTTGATGAAGCAATTAAAAAAAATAGCGATAAGTGTAGTTCTCGCCGTGCTGGTAATGGCGTGCTCAAAATCGAATGACGTGATACCACCCGACCCGGAACCGGAAATCCCGGTTAATCCGGTAACACCTGCTTATTCAAATTTGAGTTTGGTGACTGATAAAGCAGCTTACACCCCGGGAAGCATCGTTGCTTTCACCATTGACAATTCAGGTTTACCGGAGAACGTTAAGGTCCGTTACAAATATTTGAATGAAGTGATTGATGAAGGTACAGTATCCGGTTCGGGCTGGACCTGGCAGACTCCCGCTACTGATTTCAGAGGGTACACTGTTGAAGTGTATAATGAAAACGGCAGTTCGGAAACGATCTATGCTACGGTTGGGGTTGATGTATCGTCGGACTGGACAAAATTTCCCCGTTATGGTTTTCTGTCCAAATTTCCACAACTGACAGATGAAGATATGGACGATGTGATTGACAACCTGAATAAATACCACATCAACGGGCTACAGTTTTACGACTGGATGAATAAGCACCATATGCCGCTTCCGGTTGTTGACGGAACACCAGTCAGTAGCTGGAAAGATATAATTAACCGCGATATTTATTTCAGCACGGTTGAAAAATACATTGCGAAAGCACACAGCAGAAATATGAAGGCGATGTTTTATAATCTGGTGTACGGGGCATGGAATGATGCTGAAGCCGATGGCGTGCAAAAAGAATGGTACGTTTATACGGATAACACACATACGAACCGTGATTTTCACGGATTGTCATCCCCATTTTTGAGTAACATTTATATGCTCGACCCTTCAAATTCAGGTTGGCAGCAATACATTGCAGCAGAAAACCGGAAGGTATACCAGTTTCTTGACTTTGATGGGTATCACATGGATCAGTTGGGTGACCGGGGAACCCGTTACAAATACGATGGCTCCGTGCTCAATTTATCTCAAACTTATGAGCCGTTTATTGACGCAATGAAGGCTGACGAACCTTCAAAAGATATAGCAATGAATGCGGTAAATCAATACGGACAGCAGGGAATTGCACAGTCAGCAGTCAATTTTTTGTACACCGAAGTATGGTCGCCAAATGACACGTATAACGACTTGTCGTTTGTTATTCAGCAAAACAACACGTACAGTAATAATACAAAAAATACGGTACTGGCTGCCTATATGAATTACGATATGGCCAACAACCAGGGCTACTTCAATACTCCTGCTGTTTTAATGACCGATGCCGTGATTTTTGCCTTTGGGGGTGCACATCTCGAATTGGGCGAACACATGTTGGGAAAAGAATATTTTCCGAACAACAACCTGCAAATGAAAACCGATTTGAAGGCTGCCTTGCCCGATTATTACGATTTTTTAGTCGCTTACCAAAACCTGCTGCGCGATGGTGGAAGTTTCAACGTGGCAACAATTACTTCCACCGATGGCAAAATGCAAATTGCCAGCTGGCCGGCAAGCCAGGGTGCGGTGGCGACAGTATGTAAAAAGGTGGGCAACAGCCAGGTTATTCACCTGATTAACTTCTCCGATTCGAAAAGCCAGCAATGGCGTGATAACGCAGGAACCCAGACAATTCCTGCATTAATCAAGGATGCTCCTGTTTCGATTACAACTAATCAAACAGTTAAAAAGGTATGGGTGGCATCGCCGGATATTATAGGGGGGGCTTCCCGGTCGCTTGAATTTTCCCAAAGTGGAAGTAAAGTCAACATTACCTTGCCCGAATTGAAATACTGGACAATGCTGGTACTGGAATACGAATAGTTCAGGGAAACTATCGCACAATGATAGATGGAGCACTCGAATGAATGCTTTAATGGGAAATTATTGCCCTGTTTATAGTAATTAAAACACTTTCTCAATCATGTTACGAGATAGTTCAGAACACATAAAAAGAATATTTTTACGAGGGATTATATTTCTCCTTTTGTGGGCAGGAATAATTCAGGTTCAGGCAGAAAACATCAAACCGGGTGCCTGTCATTCTTATCAGGCGCAAGGCAACAAAGTAATCTTTAATTGCGAAAATAATATTCAGATTGAAGTTGAAAATATCGGCTCTGGCATTTTGAAAATCTGGTACGATACTGATGATTTTAAGCGAAACAACGAGTCGTTTGCGGTCATTAAAAAAGTGGATGAGAATTCAGCGATAAATGTTTCGGAACAACCGGGGAGCTATGAAATATACACCGGCGACCTGATTGTCAGGATTGAAAAATCACCCTTCCAGATTCGGATTTTCGACAAGTATCAAAAATTGTTGATGGAGGATTTTCATGAATACGGTTTTGTGGCCGATTCAACAAAAATATCAAGTTTTAAAACATTGAAACCCAATGAACGTATTTATGGTTTAGGTGAAAAAAACGGACCATTGGATCGGGTTGGCGGCCAATTTAAAATGTGGAACAGCGATAAACCGTGTTACGCAACAAGCGAAGACCCGCTGTACAAAAGCCTCCCGTTTTTTATGAGTAGTTCCGGCTATGGAATTTTTTTCGACAATACGTTTAAAACAGAATATGACTTTGGCGTGGAGTCGGACAAGTATTATTCTTTTTCGGCACCGGGCGGAGAGATGGAATATTATTTCATTTACGGGCCAACTTACAAACAAATAATTAGCCGTTACATGGAGTTGACCGGGCAGCCAATTATGCCGCCAGCATGGGCGTTGGGATTTGCGCAATGCCGGGGACTACTCACAAACGAGCAACTTACCCGCGAAATTGCAAAAGGGTACCGCGATCGGCAAATCCCTCTTGACATCATTTACCAGGACATTGGCTGGACACAATACTTACAGGATTTTGAATGGCGTAACGGGAATTACGAAAACCCGGAGAAAATGCTGTCGG
This genomic interval carries:
- a CDS encoding RagB/SusD family nutrient uptake outer membrane protein; the protein is MKSFKNTFIILIVSLLAVSCSEDFLEKAPLDSINTDNYYQTGEDAINAINGAYQPLQWPKLYNMRMWTSDIMAGNSIVGAGGGDDGRETQDMANFVTTTDNAGVLDLFRGPAPGILRCNMVLQKVPAIDMDENLKNRILGEAHFLRAHYYFILVRYFGDVPLITEPQVPGDDLRPARTDKNQVYDLIIEDLTTAKELLPVKSSYSSTDLGRATKGAATGLLAKVYLTLGDWGQVLTLTNEVATLGYKLNENYADNFDVSNKNSIESLFEVQYTGDAGEDFWANENQASWLSTFQGPRNSGMVAGGWGWNQPTEEFVNAYENGDKRKAATVFYNGCPQFDGQDYDPVYSLTGYNLRKFLVTKAVSPTYDNSPMNFPVLRYADVLLMKAEALNNQNKPTEAEVPLNLVRARAGLPAITDKTQAQMKEIILHERRMELAFEGQRWFDLIRVDNGQWGLNFLHSTGKLNASEKHLLFPVPLKEIESNPKLTQNPGY
- a CDS encoding SusF/SusE family outer membrane protein; translated protein: MNTIRNIFKECGKQSVAGKIMRMFILVVTVALVFAACQKDEEIVVSEGEDIALSVSDSALALSQKQAFETVLIFNWSRGTNHSTSSSISYTLEIDTEGSDFATSQIYDLGKGVYEKNFTTEALNDLLLNYWNIEPGTATSFEARVKADVTKEGVDDGVSETKTFLLTPYKPVSEELFMVGGASPNGWDISGATPMAANSASPWIFSYEGQMKVGTFKFAVNTDGCWCQDFYTQDPADAGKMVYNEGGSGDDVQWEITEGGNYKITVDLLSLTITVNKLVGPEFSELYIVGDASPSGWNMPSSEAFTVDAGNPFIFTYEATLTPGDFKIATFSSGDWCGGQWLNASQPDQVLTATDYIVTTGCDGPDNKWHVTEETQGRYKITVNLSKKTVKIEPVMLYIVGDGGPNGWNINNPEPMSVVDGLYVFEGALGADNPTGEFKFSKYQGDWCDGDWLVAATANQSVTDGSYKIRYGCEGDDNKWKLQDGDAGNYKITIDLDQETMTIVKQ
- a CDS encoding glycoside hydrolase family 66 protein, whose product is MTLGTLMKQLKKIAISVVLAVLVMACSKSNDVIPPDPEPEIPVNPVTPAYSNLSLVTDKAAYTPGSIVAFTIDNSGLPENVKVRYKYLNEVIDEGTVSGSGWTWQTPATDFRGYTVEVYNENGSSETIYATVGVDVSSDWTKFPRYGFLSKFPQLTDEDMDDVIDNLNKYHINGLQFYDWMNKHHMPLPVVDGTPVSSWKDIINRDIYFSTVEKYIAKAHSRNMKAMFYNLVYGAWNDAEADGVQKEWYVYTDNTHTNRDFHGLSSPFLSNIYMLDPSNSGWQQYIAAENRKVYQFLDFDGYHMDQLGDRGTRYKYDGSVLNLSQTYEPFIDAMKADEPSKDIAMNAVNQYGQQGIAQSAVNFLYTEVWSPNDTYNDLSFVIQQNNTYSNNTKNTVLAAYMNYDMANNQGYFNTPAVLMTDAVIFAFGGAHLELGEHMLGKEYFPNNNLQMKTDLKAALPDYYDFLVAYQNLLRDGGSFNVATITSTDGKMQIASWPASQGAVATVCKKVGNSQVIHLINFSDSKSQQWRDNAGTQTIPALIKDAPVSITTNQTVKKVWVASPDIIGGASRSLEFSQSGSKVNITLPELKYWTMLVLEYE